A single region of the Corvus moneduloides isolate bCorMon1 unplaced genomic scaffold, bCorMon1.pri scaffold_106_arrow_ctg1, whole genome shotgun sequence genome encodes:
- the HNRNPC gene encoding heterogeneous nuclear ribonucleoproteins C1/C2 isoform X1, with protein sequence MASNVTNKTDPRSLNSRVFIGNLNTLVVKKSDVEAIFAKYGKIVGCSVHKGFAFVQYVNERNARAAVAGEDGRMIAGQVLDINLAAEPKVNRGKAGVKRSAAEMYGSVPAPPSPSPLVRSSFDLDYDFQRDYYDRMYSYPARVPPPPPIARAVVPSKRQRVSGNTSRRGKSFNSKSGQRGSSSKSGKLKGDDLQSIKKELGQIKAKVDALLESLERLEREQKAKSEKAEEEQGSSGSKKDEAGGAKAEGGNEDSAEEGDLLDDDEAEERGDEQLESLKGDEKEAEEGEDDRDSANGEDEP encoded by the exons ATGGCCAGCAACGTGACCAACAAGACGGACCCGCGGTCGCTCAACTCGCGGGTCTTCATCGGCAACCTCAACACGCTGGTGGTCAAGAAGAGCGACGTGGAGGCCATCTTCGCCAAGTACGGCAAGATCGTCGGCTGCTCCGTCCACAAGGGCTTCGCCTTCGTCCAGTACGTCAACGAGCGCAACGCCCGCGCCGCCGTGGCCGGGGAGGACGGCCGCATGATCGCCGGACAGGTGCTCG ACATCAACCTGGCGGCCGAGCCGAAGGTGAACCGGGGCAAGGCGGGGGTGAAGCGCTCGGCGGCCGAGATGTACGGGTCAGTACCCGCCCCCCCGTCACCGTCCCCCCTCGTCAG GTCATCATTTGATCTCGACTACGACTTCCAGCGGGATTACTATGACCG GATGTACAGCTACCCCGCCCGCGtgccgccccctccccccatCGCCCGGGCCGTGGTGCCCTCCAAGCGCCAGCGCGTGTCCGGCAACACCTCCCGGCGCGGGAAGAGCTTCAACAGCAAATCCGGCCAGCGCGGCTCCTCCTCCAAGTCCGGAAAAC TGAAAGGGGACGACCTGCAGAGCATCAAGAAGGAGCTGGGGCAGATCAAGGCCAAGGTGGACGCGCTGCTGGAGAGCCTGGAGCGGCTGGAGCGGGAGCAGA AGGCCAAGAGCGAGAAGGccgaggaggagcagggcagcagcggCTCCAAGAAGGACGAGGCGGGCGGGGCCAAGGCCGAGGGCGGCAACGAGGACTCGGCTGAGGAGGGCGACCTGCTGGACGACGACGAGGCCGAGGAGAGGGGGGACGAGCAG CTGGAGTCACTGAAAGGGGACGAGAAGGAGGCGGAGGAGGGGGAGGACGACCGGGACAGCGCCAACGGCGAGGACGAGCCCTGa
- the HNRNPC gene encoding heterogeneous nuclear ribonucleoproteins C1/C2 isoform X2, which produces MASNVTNKTDPRSLNSRVFIGNLNTLVVKKSDVEAIFAKYGKIVGCSVHKGFAFVQYVNERNARAAVAGEDGRMIAGQVLDINLAAEPKVNRGKAGVKRSAAEMYGSSFDLDYDFQRDYYDRMYSYPARVPPPPPIARAVVPSKRQRVSGNTSRRGKSFNSKSGQRGSSSKSGKLKGDDLQSIKKELGQIKAKVDALLESLERLEREQKAKSEKAEEEQGSSGSKKDEAGGAKAEGGNEDSAEEGDLLDDDEAEERGDEQLESLKGDEKEAEEGEDDRDSANGEDEP; this is translated from the exons ATGGCCAGCAACGTGACCAACAAGACGGACCCGCGGTCGCTCAACTCGCGGGTCTTCATCGGCAACCTCAACACGCTGGTGGTCAAGAAGAGCGACGTGGAGGCCATCTTCGCCAAGTACGGCAAGATCGTCGGCTGCTCCGTCCACAAGGGCTTCGCCTTCGTCCAGTACGTCAACGAGCGCAACGCCCGCGCCGCCGTGGCCGGGGAGGACGGCCGCATGATCGCCGGACAGGTGCTCG ACATCAACCTGGCGGCCGAGCCGAAGGTGAACCGGGGCAAGGCGGGGGTGAAGCGCTCGGCGGCCGAGATGTACGG GTCATCATTTGATCTCGACTACGACTTCCAGCGGGATTACTATGACCG GATGTACAGCTACCCCGCCCGCGtgccgccccctccccccatCGCCCGGGCCGTGGTGCCCTCCAAGCGCCAGCGCGTGTCCGGCAACACCTCCCGGCGCGGGAAGAGCTTCAACAGCAAATCCGGCCAGCGCGGCTCCTCCTCCAAGTCCGGAAAAC TGAAAGGGGACGACCTGCAGAGCATCAAGAAGGAGCTGGGGCAGATCAAGGCCAAGGTGGACGCGCTGCTGGAGAGCCTGGAGCGGCTGGAGCGGGAGCAGA AGGCCAAGAGCGAGAAGGccgaggaggagcagggcagcagcggCTCCAAGAAGGACGAGGCGGGCGGGGCCAAGGCCGAGGGCGGCAACGAGGACTCGGCTGAGGAGGGCGACCTGCTGGACGACGACGAGGCCGAGGAGAGGGGGGACGAGCAG CTGGAGTCACTGAAAGGGGACGAGAAGGAGGCGGAGGAGGGGGAGGACGACCGGGACAGCGCCAACGGCGAGGACGAGCCCTGa